Proteins co-encoded in one Sulfuricystis thermophila genomic window:
- the lolA gene encoding outer membrane lipoprotein chaperone LolA has protein sequence MRILIFFVGMLASVLARAAGIDQLKAFWANTTSAQGTFAQTVIAKSGRKPQNSTGSFALARPGKLRWAYEKPMRLLLVADGEKLWTYDADLNQVTVGKIDQALGTSPAALLTGEALDRHFTLSEAGTADGMEIVEAVPKSADSTFARVRIGMKNNLPRLMEVQDNFGQTTTVLFTQFQPNPLLPQGAFRFTPPHGADVIGE, from the coding sequence ATGCGTATCCTGATCTTTTTTGTCGGCATGCTGGCCTCCGTGCTGGCAAGAGCGGCCGGCATCGACCAGCTCAAGGCCTTTTGGGCGAACACCACATCGGCTCAAGGCACATTCGCCCAAACGGTCATCGCCAAGTCGGGCAGGAAGCCGCAGAATTCGACGGGCAGCTTTGCACTCGCGCGCCCCGGGAAGTTGCGCTGGGCTTATGAAAAACCGATGCGTCTGTTGCTCGTCGCCGATGGCGAAAAGCTATGGACCTATGACGCCGACCTGAATCAGGTGACCGTCGGCAAAATCGATCAGGCGCTGGGCACGAGCCCGGCGGCACTATTGACGGGTGAAGCGCTCGACCGACATTTCACACTCAGCGAAGCCGGCACGGCCGATGGCATGGAGATCGTCGAGGCGGTGCCGAAATCCGCCGACAGCACGTTCGCCCGCGTGCGCATCGGCATGAAAAACAACCTGCCGCGCCTCATGGAGGTGCAGGACAACTTCGGCCAGACGACGACCGTGTTGTTTACTCAGTTCCAGCCGAACCCGCTGTTGCCGCAGGGGGCTTTCCGTTTCACGCCGCCCCATGGCGCGGACGTGATCGGCGAGTAG
- a CDS encoding DNA translocase FtsK, which produces MLLHEARWLLLATIGFYLALILFGYHKSDPGWSQAADVEHIANPGGRFGAWLADLLFYLFGLSAWWWVALLFMLVALGYRRVNHLFGPDRRPLAICLLGFVFFLAASCGLEALRFWSMRVELPLAPGGMFGIEIARLLAVYLGFTGGTLLLMATMAASFSLVSGMSWLGFFEKLGALLEAAWAGSNRLWEAWQDRRYGRVVADKREAKVEKVLKKLEEAPPVKIEPVTLEIPLAKKAEARIEKERQTPLFPDLPGEGLPPLHLLDEANHAKDELPSAETLEFTSRLIERKLADFGVQVQVESAHPGPVVTRYEIEPATGVKGATIVNLAKDLARALSLVSLRVVETIPGKSCMALELPNPRRQTVRLSEILGAKVYHDMHSHLTLALGKDISGQPVVADLAKMPHLLVAGTTGSGKSVGINAMILSLLYKSEPKDVRLILVDPKMLELSVYEGIPHLLAPVVTDMTKAANALHWCVGEMERRYKLMSAVGVRNLAGFNAKIKEAEKAGTFIADPLALPGDPEAGPPPLESLPYIVVIIDELADLMMVVGKKVEELIARLAQKARAAGIHLILATQRPSVDVITGLIKANIPTRIAFQVSSKIDSRTILDQMGAEALLGQGDMLYLAPGTGLPVRVHGAFVSDDEVHRVVEYLRKIGKPEFATDILAAPAGEAAEAGGEEGGDVETDPMYDQAVQVVLKTRRPSISLVQRHLRIGYNRAARMIEAMERAGLVSPMNSAGQREVLAPETAE; this is translated from the coding sequence ATGCTGCTTCACGAAGCGCGCTGGTTGCTCCTCGCAACGATTGGTTTTTACTTGGCGTTGATCCTTTTCGGGTATCACAAATCCGATCCGGGCTGGTCGCAGGCTGCGGATGTCGAGCACATCGCCAATCCCGGGGGTCGTTTCGGTGCCTGGTTGGCGGATTTGTTGTTTTATTTGTTTGGCTTGTCCGCCTGGTGGTGGGTGGCATTGTTGTTCATGCTGGTGGCGCTGGGCTATCGCCGAGTAAATCATTTGTTCGGACCCGATCGCCGCCCGCTGGCAATTTGCCTGCTTGGCTTCGTCTTCTTTCTGGCGGCGAGTTGTGGCTTGGAGGCGTTGCGTTTCTGGAGCATGCGCGTAGAACTGCCGCTCGCGCCCGGCGGCATGTTCGGCATCGAGATTGCCCGCTTGCTGGCCGTCTATCTCGGCTTTACGGGTGGAACCTTGCTGCTGATGGCAACGATGGCCGCGAGTTTCAGCCTGGTGAGCGGCATGTCCTGGCTGGGATTTTTCGAGAAGCTTGGCGCATTGCTGGAGGCCGCCTGGGCCGGATCGAACCGCCTGTGGGAGGCATGGCAGGATCGGCGCTATGGTCGCGTCGTCGCCGACAAGCGCGAGGCGAAAGTCGAAAAAGTCTTGAAGAAACTCGAAGAGGCGCCACCCGTGAAGATCGAGCCGGTCACGCTCGAGATCCCCTTGGCGAAAAAGGCGGAAGCCAGAATCGAGAAAGAACGGCAGACGCCGCTATTCCCGGACCTGCCGGGCGAAGGGTTACCGCCGTTACACCTGCTCGACGAAGCGAATCATGCCAAGGACGAGTTGCCGAGCGCCGAAACGCTCGAATTCACCTCTCGGCTAATCGAACGCAAGCTCGCCGATTTCGGCGTGCAGGTGCAGGTGGAGTCTGCTCATCCCGGCCCGGTGGTGACGCGCTATGAGATCGAGCCGGCCACCGGTGTCAAGGGAGCGACCATCGTCAATCTGGCCAAGGATCTGGCGCGCGCGTTGTCACTGGTGAGCCTGCGGGTCGTCGAGACCATACCGGGCAAGAGCTGCATGGCACTCGAACTGCCGAATCCGCGCAGGCAGACCGTGCGCTTGTCGGAAATCCTCGGCGCCAAGGTCTATCACGACATGCACTCGCATCTGACCCTGGCGCTCGGCAAGGACATCTCCGGCCAGCCGGTGGTCGCGGATCTCGCCAAGATGCCGCATTTGCTGGTCGCCGGTACTACCGGCTCGGGAAAATCCGTCGGCATCAACGCGATGATCCTCTCGCTCCTGTACAAATCCGAGCCGAAGGACGTACGCCTGATCCTCGTCGATCCGAAGATGCTCGAACTCTCGGTTTACGAGGGCATCCCGCATCTCCTGGCGCCCGTCGTCACCGATATGACCAAGGCGGCCAATGCCCTGCACTGGTGCGTCGGCGAGATGGAGCGCCGCTACAAGCTGATGAGTGCGGTCGGCGTGCGCAATCTCGCCGGCTTCAATGCCAAGATCAAGGAAGCCGAGAAGGCCGGCACATTCATAGCCGATCCACTCGCGTTGCCAGGCGACCCCGAAGCCGGTCCACCGCCGCTCGAGAGTTTGCCCTACATCGTCGTCATCATCGATGAGCTTGCCGACTTGATGATGGTAGTCGGCAAGAAAGTCGAGGAACTCATCGCGCGACTGGCACAAAAGGCGCGCGCTGCCGGCATCCACCTGATCCTTGCGACGCAGCGGCCGAGTGTCGATGTCATCACCGGGCTCATCAAGGCGAATATCCCGACGCGTATCGCCTTCCAGGTGTCGTCGAAGATCGATTCGCGCACCATCCTCGACCAGATGGGCGCCGAGGCGCTTCTGGGGCAGGGCGACATGCTGTACCTGGCCCCCGGCACGGGTTTGCCGGTGCGTGTGCATGGCGCCTTCGTCTCGGACGACGAGGTGCATCGTGTCGTCGAGTATCTGCGCAAGATCGGCAAGCCCGAATTCGCAACCGACATTCTTGCCGCCCCGGCAGGAGAGGCTGCCGAAGCGGGCGGCGAGGAAGGCGGTGATGTCGAGACCGACCCGATGTACGACCAGGCGGTACAGGTCGTGCTCAAGACGCGCCGGCCGTCGATCTCGCTGGTGCAGCGGCATCTGAGGATCGGCTACAACCGCGCCGCACGGATGATCGAGGCGATGGAGCGCGCGGGCCTCGTCTCGCCGATGAACAGCGCTGGGCAACGCGAAGTGCTGGCGCCCGAGACGGCCGAGTAA
- the mltF gene encoding membrane-bound lytic murein transglycosylase MltF — MREKSLIACLRRLAVTLIFGALLAGCDFVAPLAPLKPPGPRQPLVVALSADPAFAQPAIDSEGLNGFSRDLAERFAQYLGVKVRFVPPPAQGHAAEMVVQQRAHMIATVPIQTKDASLLYSPLLFETPQVIVQHANALPLENAEKLAGREIHLLPGAPQAQTLAALGIEPPPRLVEHRGTNELALIAGIADLRHELVASDELHFDLATNISPDLAIALKLPDRLGYGWAIAPAYPELREKATEFIAAIRQDGTLRRLYDRYFGHIKRLDNQDVAAFLDAAQTRLPALRPFFAEAERITGFDWRLLAALAWQESKWEPLATSPTGVRGIMMLTEETADRLGVKNRLDPRESILAGARYLAMLMDELPDEILPPERLWFALAAYNLGMGHLKGGRHFAPGLKKSPNHWADMKDVLPLLSRPEYYTRLKSGRARGGETVIMVENVRNYYDILVRIEPRRSLSPLQSGLTMQ; from the coding sequence GTGCGGGAAAAATCTCTCATCGCCTGCCTCCGTCGCCTTGCAGTCACGCTGATTTTCGGCGCGCTGCTCGCCGGCTGCGATTTCGTTGCACCGCTAGCGCCCCTGAAGCCGCCGGGGCCACGGCAGCCGCTGGTCGTCGCCCTATCGGCCGATCCAGCCTTCGCACAACCGGCGATCGACAGCGAAGGGTTGAACGGCTTCAGCCGTGATCTCGCCGAACGGTTTGCACAATACCTTGGCGTCAAAGTGCGTTTCGTTCCACCACCCGCCCAAGGCCATGCAGCCGAAATGGTCGTGCAGCAGCGGGCGCACATGATCGCCACCGTGCCGATCCAGACGAAAGACGCGTCGCTGCTCTACAGCCCGCTGCTGTTCGAAACACCCCAAGTGATCGTGCAACATGCAAACGCTTTACCGTTGGAGAACGCCGAAAAATTGGCCGGGCGCGAGATTCATCTGTTGCCGGGAGCGCCGCAAGCTCAAACCCTTGCCGCCCTTGGCATCGAACCGCCGCCGCGCCTCGTCGAACACCGCGGCACGAACGAGCTGGCGCTCATCGCCGGCATCGCCGATTTGCGTCACGAACTGGTCGCCAGCGACGAACTGCATTTCGACCTTGCCACCAACATCAGCCCCGATCTGGCCATCGCCTTGAAGCTGCCGGACAGGCTGGGCTACGGCTGGGCGATTGCGCCAGCATATCCGGAGTTGCGTGAGAAAGCGACCGAATTCATCGCCGCGATTCGCCAGGATGGCACGTTGCGACGCCTCTACGATCGCTATTTCGGCCACATCAAACGGCTCGACAATCAGGATGTCGCAGCATTCCTCGATGCAGCGCAGACCCGTCTGCCGGCACTGCGGCCTTTTTTTGCAGAAGCAGAGAGAATCACCGGATTCGACTGGCGGCTCCTCGCGGCACTCGCCTGGCAGGAATCGAAATGGGAGCCGCTGGCCACTTCACCGACCGGTGTGCGCGGCATCATGATGCTCACCGAAGAGACCGCCGACCGGCTCGGCGTGAAAAACCGACTCGACCCCCGCGAGAGCATCCTCGCCGGCGCCCGCTATCTGGCGATGTTGATGGACGAGCTACCGGATGAAATCCTGCCGCCGGAACGTCTCTGGTTCGCTCTCGCCGCCTACAACCTCGGCATGGGGCATCTGAAAGGAGGCCGCCATTTCGCACCTGGACTCAAGAAAAGCCCCAATCACTGGGCCGACATGAAGGACGTGCTGCCGCTGCTTTCGCGGCCGGAGTATTACACGCGACTCAAAAGCGGCCGCGCGCGCGGCGGCGAGACGGTGATCATGGTCGAGAACGTACGCAACTACTACGATATCCTCGTGCGCATCGAGCCGCGTCGCAGTCTTTCACCCCTCCAGAGCGGCCTGACTATGCAGTAA
- a CDS encoding TusE/DsrC/DsvC family sulfur relay protein, whose translation MINVNGKEIETDAEGYLADLSDWSEEVAEFLAAQDELKLDEKRWQVINWIRDYYAENGTAPNLRVMTKLIGEDLGEDFSDKKFLFDLFPYGPAKQAARYAGMPKPTGCV comes from the coding sequence ATGATCAACGTCAATGGCAAGGAAATCGAGACCGATGCCGAAGGCTATCTGGCCGATTTGTCCGATTGGAGCGAGGAGGTCGCCGAGTTCCTGGCGGCGCAGGATGAGCTCAAGCTCGACGAGAAGCGCTGGCAGGTCATCAACTGGATCCGCGATTACTACGCGGAAAATGGCACCGCGCCCAACCTGCGCGTGATGACCAAACTGATCGGCGAGGATCTGGGGGAAGATTTTTCCGACAAGAAATTCCTCTTCGACCTGTTCCCCTACGGCCCGGCCAAGCAGGCCGCGCGTTACGCCGGCATGCCCAAGCCTACCGGCTGCGTTTGA
- the serS gene encoding serine--tRNA ligase has protein sequence MLDIQLLRSQPDLVAAGLARRGIAIDLAPFEALEAERKAVQTRTQELQAKRNALSKQIGMLKAKGEDVSAVMAEVAGLGDALKANEEKLAVLLAEIDAFVSRLPNLPHESVPDGRDESGNVEISRWGTLPVFDFPPKDHVDLGEALGGLDFERAVKIAGSRFTLMKGEVARLHRALAQFMLDTHTREHGYTEVYAPYLVNPDSMFGTGQLPKFEEDLFRVERSDGSRLYLIPTAEVPVTNIVRGEILDAEKLPLKFVCHTPCFRSEAGSYGKDTRGMIRQHQFDKVELVQIVAPEASWQALEELTGHAEAILQKLGLPYRKVALCAGDMGFSAAKTYDLEVWLPAQNTYREISSCSNFEAFQARRMQTRCRDKGGKPRPVHTLNGSGLAVGRTLVAVLENYQRADGSVTVPEVLRPYLGGLERLTA, from the coding sequence ATGCTCGACATCCAGCTCTTGCGCTCCCAACCCGATCTCGTCGCCGCCGGCCTCGCCCGCCGCGGCATCGCGATCGATCTTGCCCCGTTCGAGGCGCTCGAAGCCGAGCGCAAGGCGGTGCAGACCCGCACCCAGGAATTGCAGGCCAAGCGCAATGCGCTCTCGAAGCAGATCGGCATGCTGAAAGCCAAGGGCGAGGACGTTTCCGCCGTGATGGCCGAGGTGGCCGGCCTGGGCGATGCGCTGAAGGCCAATGAAGAAAAGCTCGCCGTGCTGCTGGCCGAGATCGACGCCTTCGTCTCGCGTCTGCCCAATCTGCCACATGAGAGTGTGCCGGACGGTCGGGATGAATCCGGCAACGTCGAAATCTCGCGCTGGGGCACGCTCCCCGTGTTCGATTTTCCGCCGAAGGATCATGTCGATCTCGGCGAGGCCTTGGGCGGGCTCGACTTCGAGCGCGCGGTGAAGATCGCCGGCAGCCGCTTCACGCTGATGAAGGGCGAAGTGGCACGTCTGCACCGCGCGCTCGCGCAGTTCATGCTCGACACCCACACCCGCGAGCATGGCTACACCGAGGTCTATGCGCCTTACCTCGTCAATCCGGATAGCATGTTCGGCACCGGCCAGCTGCCCAAGTTCGAGGAGGATCTGTTCCGCGTCGAACGCTCGGATGGCAGCCGGCTGTATCTGATCCCGACCGCCGAGGTGCCGGTGACCAACATCGTGCGCGGCGAGATTCTCGATGCCGAGAAACTGCCCTTGAAGTTCGTCTGTCATACGCCCTGCTTCCGTTCCGAGGCCGGCAGCTATGGTAAGGACACACGCGGCATGATCCGCCAGCACCAGTTCGACAAGGTCGAGCTGGTGCAGATCGTCGCGCCGGAAGCTTCCTGGCAGGCGCTCGAAGAGCTCACCGGACATGCCGAAGCGATCCTGCAAAAGCTCGGGCTGCCCTATCGCAAGGTCGCGCTGTGCGCCGGCGACATGGGCTTTTCCGCCGCCAAGACCTACGATCTCGAAGTCTGGCTGCCGGCGCAGAATACCTACCGCGAGATTTCCTCGTGTTCGAACTTCGAGGCGTTCCAGGCGAGGAGAATGCAGACGCGTTGCCGTGACAAGGGGGGCAAGCCCCGTCCCGTCCATACGCTCAATGGCTCCGGTCTCGCGGTCGGCCGCACGCTGGTCGCGGTGCTGGAAAACTACCAGCGTGCCGATGGCAGCGTCACTGTGCCCGAAGTGCTGCGTCCCTATCTCGGTGGGCTGGAACGCCTTACTGCATAG
- a CDS encoding LysE family translocator: MPDLLPNGPLLSAFLIASLLLAVTPGPGVLYIVARSLGEGRRAGLASVAGVALGNFGNALAAAFGLATLFAISALAFTIVKYAGAAYLVYLGVQMLRRPVAAPGDVPPASLPDVFRDGFVVALFNPKTTLFFAAFLPQFMDAEAEPLTQSLMLGALFVAIAAITDSLYALGAGALMPILKRFRDSPALARRLGGGLFIGLGIFAALTGQRK; encoded by the coding sequence ATGCCCGACCTCCTGCCCAATGGCCCGCTGCTTTCGGCTTTCCTGATCGCGAGCCTCCTGCTCGCGGTCACGCCCGGACCGGGCGTGCTCTACATCGTCGCCCGCAGTCTCGGAGAGGGACGCCGCGCCGGTCTCGCTTCCGTGGCCGGCGTGGCCCTGGGCAATTTTGGCAATGCGCTCGCAGCGGCCTTTGGGCTGGCGACGCTGTTCGCAATCTCCGCACTGGCTTTCACGATCGTCAAATATGCCGGTGCCGCCTACCTCGTTTATCTCGGCGTGCAGATGCTGCGCCGACCGGTCGCAGCGCCGGGAGACGTTCCGCCTGCGTCCCTCCCGGACGTCTTCCGCGACGGCTTCGTCGTCGCCCTCTTCAACCCGAAAACGACGCTCTTCTTCGCAGCCTTTCTCCCCCAATTCATGGATGCAGAAGCCGAACCGCTCACGCAAAGTCTGATGCTGGGCGCGCTTTTCGTCGCCATCGCCGCGATCACCGACAGTCTTTACGCGCTCGGCGCCGGGGCGCTCATGCCAATACTCAAGCGCTTCCGCGACTCCCCGGCGCTGGCTCGCCGGCTCGGTGGCGGCCTGTTCATCGGCCTGGGCATATTCGCTGCGCTGACCGGTCAGCGCAAATGA
- the trxB gene encoding thioredoxin-disulfide reductase, which yields MTTRHSKLLILGSGPAGYTAAVYAARANLQPVLITGMAQGGQLMTTTEVDNWPADADGVMGPDLMARFEKHARRFGTEIIFDHIHTAKLTEKPIRLIGDAGEYTCDALIIATGASAQYLGLPSEQAFMGKGVSACATCDGFFYRDQPVAVIGGGNTAVEEALYLANIASHVTLVHRRDKLRAEKIMQDKLFEKEKAGKVTIKWDSVLDEVLGDKSGVTGMRIKNVKTDETEEIKLMGIFIAIGHKPNTEIFAGQLEMQNGYIVTRAGRDGNATATSVPGVFAAGDVQDMVYKQAVTSAASGCQAALDAEKYLDAIA from the coding sequence ATGACCACCCGCCACTCCAAGTTGTTGATTTTGGGCTCCGGTCCTGCGGGATATACCGCAGCGGTGTATGCCGCGCGCGCCAATCTGCAGCCGGTTTTGATCACCGGAATGGCCCAAGGCGGGCAGCTGATGACCACCACCGAAGTCGATAACTGGCCGGCCGACGCCGACGGTGTCATGGGTCCGGACCTGATGGCCCGCTTCGAAAAGCATGCCCGGCGCTTTGGTACTGAAATCATTTTCGATCATATCCATACCGCCAAGCTGACGGAGAAACCAATCCGCCTCATCGGCGATGCCGGCGAATACACCTGCGACGCGCTGATCATCGCCACCGGCGCTTCCGCGCAATATCTCGGCCTGCCCTCTGAGCAGGCCTTCATGGGCAAGGGTGTCTCCGCCTGTGCGACCTGCGATGGCTTCTTCTATCGCGATCAGCCGGTCGCCGTGATCGGCGGCGGCAACACTGCCGTCGAGGAGGCGCTCTACCTCGCCAACATCGCAAGCCATGTGACGCTGGTGCATCGTCGCGACAAACTGCGCGCCGAGAAGATCATGCAGGACAAACTGTTCGAAAAGGAGAAGGCCGGCAAGGTCACGATCAAGTGGGATTCGGTTCTCGACGAAGTGCTGGGCGACAAATCTGGCGTGACCGGCATGCGCATCAAGAACGTCAAGACGGACGAGACCGAAGAGATCAAACTGATGGGCATCTTCATCGCCATTGGTCACAAGCCCAATACCGAGATCTTCGCCGGCCAGCTCGAAATGCAGAACGGCTACATCGTCACCCGTGCAGGGCGCGACGGCAATGCCACGGCCACTTCGGTGCCTGGCGTATTCGCTGCAGGCGACGTACAGGACATGGTCTACAAGCAAGCCGTCACCAGTGCGGCTTCGGGATGTCAGGCCGCGCTCGATGCCGAGAAATATCTCGACGCCATCGCCTGA
- a CDS encoding replication-associated recombination protein A has translation MSDLFAPQPHAPLAEQLRPKTLDEVIGQQHLLGPGKPLRLAFESKTPHSMILWGPPGVGKTTLARLMADAFDAEFIALSAVFSGVKDIRAAVDQAQLTLAQTGRRTLLFVDEVHRFNKAQQDAFLPYVEQGLLTFIGATTENPSFEVNSALLSRAAVYVLKPLTSDELRELFLRAQSRAFPDLQFSAEAVDRIVGYADGDARRLLNVLETLRTAAQAAGCRLVSADFLEQTLAADLRRFDKGGDAFYDQISALHKSVRGSNPDAALYWFCRMLDGGADPLYLARRIIRMASEDIGLADPRALSIALEAAQTYERLGSPEGELALANAVIYMAVAPKSNAGYVAYGAARRFVAQDQSRPVPEHLRNAPTKLMKELGFGRAYRYAHDEPEAYAAGENYFPEGMPKVEWYRPTPRGLEQKIGEKLAHLRALDAQYRRKKS, from the coding sequence ATGTCCGACCTGTTCGCTCCCCAACCCCATGCGCCGCTCGCCGAACAGCTTCGTCCGAAAACCCTCGACGAGGTGATCGGCCAGCAGCACCTGCTCGGCCCGGGCAAGCCCTTGCGGCTGGCCTTCGAATCGAAGACGCCGCATTCGATGATCCTCTGGGGCCCGCCGGGGGTGGGCAAGACGACGCTGGCACGGTTGATGGCCGATGCCTTCGATGCCGAATTCATCGCCCTCTCAGCGGTGTTCTCCGGCGTCAAGGACATCCGCGCCGCCGTCGATCAGGCGCAGCTGACGCTGGCGCAGACGGGCCGGCGCACGCTGCTGTTCGTCGACGAGGTGCATCGCTTCAACAAGGCCCAGCAGGACGCCTTTTTGCCCTACGTCGAGCAGGGGCTGCTGACCTTCATTGGCGCGACCACCGAGAATCCCTCGTTCGAAGTCAACTCCGCGCTGCTCTCGCGCGCCGCGGTGTATGTGCTCAAACCACTGACGAGCGACGAGCTGCGCGAGCTTTTCCTGCGAGCCCAGAGCCGCGCCTTCCCGGATCTACAGTTTTCTGCCGAGGCCGTCGACCGCATCGTCGGCTATGCCGATGGCGATGCGCGCCGGCTCCTCAATGTGCTGGAAACGCTGCGCACGGCGGCGCAGGCGGCGGGGTGCCGTCTCGTCAGCGCCGACTTTCTCGAACAGACGCTCGCTGCCGACCTGCGCCGCTTCGACAAGGGCGGCGATGCCTTTTACGACCAGATCTCGGCGCTGCACAAGTCGGTGCGCGGCTCGAACCCGGACGCCGCGCTCTACTGGTTCTGCCGCATGCTCGACGGCGGCGCCGATCCGCTGTATCTGGCACGGCGCATCATCCGCATGGCCTCCGAGGACATCGGGCTGGCCGACCCGCGGGCGCTTTCCATCGCGCTGGAAGCGGCACAGACCTATGAGCGCCTCGGCTCGCCCGAGGGCGAACTGGCGTTGGCCAACGCGGTGATCTACATGGCCGTGGCGCCGAAGTCGAACGCCGGCTACGTCGCCTATGGTGCGGCGCGACGCTTCGTCGCCCAGGACCAGAGCCGGCCGGTGCCGGAACACCTGCGCAATGCGCCGACGAAGCTGATGAAGGAACTCGGCTTCGGCCGCGCATACCGTTATGCGCACGACGAGCCGGAAGCTTATGCGGCCGGTGAGAATTATTTCCCCGAAGGCATGCCGAAGGTCGAATGGTACCGGCCCACGCCGCGCGGCCTCGAGCAGAAGATCGGCGAGAAGCTTGCCCACCTGCGCGCGCTCGACGCGCAATATCGCAGGAAGAAAAGCTGA